DNA from Mycobacterium sp. SMC-8:
GGACCGGGGGAGTGCGAGGGTGTGTTGTGCCACGTAGTTCAGGATCATCTCCCGGCTGACCGGAGCGATCCGCAACAATCGCGCCAGGCCCCACTGGGGGAGCAGACCGTACTCCGCAGACAGCCCGTTGCCGCCGTGGGTTTGAATCGCCTGGTCGGCGGCCGCGACCGCCGCTTCGGCCGCGGCGTACTTGGCCATGTTCGACGCCTCGCCGGCGGGATGGCCGTTGTCGTAGAGCCACGCCGCCTTCGCGGTCATCATCGCCGCCAGGTCCACTTCGATTCGCGCCTGCGCCAACGGGTGCGAGATTGCCTGGTAGGAACCGATCGCGGGTCCCCACACCGAGCGGACGCGGGCATAGTCGGCTGCCTTCGCGATGGCGTGTCGCCCGACGCCGAGGCACACCGCAGCGCCCGTGATCCGCTCCGGGTTGAGCCCGTCGAAGACCTGACGGAAGCCCTCGTGTTCGGTGCCGACAAGACTTGTCGCCGGCAGTCGGACATTGTCGAAATGCAGCGTGAACTGCTTTTCGGGCAGACTGATACCGACCGGCAGTCGGTGCGCGACCAACCCGGGCGCATCGGTGGGCACCAGAAACAGCGACAGTTTCTCCGGGGCCGTCCGGGCAACCACGATCAGCGCGCCGGCTTCGTCGACACCGGAGATGTAGTACTTGGTGCCGGTGAGGACGTAGTCGTCACCGTCTCGCTGGGCCGTGGTGCTGATCTTGTGGGTGTTGGATCCGGCGTCAGGTTCGGTGATCGCGAAGACCACCTTCGTCTCCCCGGATGCCATGCGGGGCAACCATTCCTGCCTTTGCTCCGCGCTGCCGTATCTGGCGATCAGTTCACCGGAGATCGCCGAGGACACCAGCAGCAGCAGCAGTGGGCATCCGTGTGCGGCGGTTTCTTCGCAGACGATGGCAAGTTCAGCCATCCCTGCACCGCCGCCGCCGAACTCCTCAGGCAGACTGATCCCGATGAAGCCGTGTGCGGCGAGGTCCTGCCACAGATCGGTGGTGGGTTCTCCGGCCGTAGCGCACTCCGCGAAGTACCCGGGTCCGTACTTGTCGGTGACGGCGCCGACGGCCTGTCGGAGGTCGCGGTGTTCCGGTGATTCCAGGAAGTCCATTACTTGACGAACCTTTCGGGGATGTCGGTGTGCAGTGCGCGCAGATATTCGCCGAGACCTTTCGCCTGCGGATCGGTTCTCGTGCATGACGAGACGCCCTCACCCAGGTATCCGACGATGACGAAGTTGAGCGCCTTGAGGTTCGGGAATGCGTAACGCCGTATCGGAAGCCCTCCAGCCTCGGGGATCAGCTCCCGCAGGCGTTCGACGCTCAGATGCGCGTGCAGCCAGTCCCACCGCTCGGGGGTGTCGGTCCAGACGCCGACGTTGGCGTTTCCGCCCTTGTCGCCGGAACGCGCCGCCACCACGTTCCCCAGCGGACGCCGAAGGGTCCGGCCGAAATCAACTGGCGCGCAAATGGTGTCGACCGTCAGCTCCGGCCCTGCCGGCTCGGTACGCACCGGGTGCGGGATCACTTCGCGGGTGCCGTCGGCATGCATGACCGTGTGTTCCACCGTCGTCGCAGGTACCAGAGTCGGCCAGTACACCCCGAATTCGCTGGCCGATCCCGGGGGAGTGGTCGTGTGGAATCCGGGGTAGCCCGCGACCGCCAGTTCCACCACCGCGTTGGAGAACGCGCGGTCGACCTTGGCCAGCTCGCGGTCCTTGACGGTGATCCGCAGATGCGCCGTCGCCTCCGGCAGGGAGGTGGGGTCCGGTCGGTCGTATCGCAGCAGCTGCACGTCGACGTCATCGAAAGTATCTTTGCCGCCCAATATTTCGAACAGCTCGTCGGCTGCCCAGGCGGCCTTGTCTTCGATGTTGAGTCCGGTGAGCACCATTGTCATGGTGTTGCGGTAGCCGCCGATGGCGTTCATCGCCACCTTCAGCGTCGGCGGAGGGGGGCTGCCGACGGTGCCCGTGACCAGGACACGGTCGGGGCCGTCCTGCGTGACCGCCATGGTGTCGAAGTGCGCGACGACGTCGGGGTTGGCGTAGGCCGGTGAGGCGACCTCGTACAGAAGTTGGGCGGTCACCGTGCCGACGGAGACGAGGCCGCCGGTGCCGGGGTGCTTGGTGATGGCGGATCCGCCGTCCGAGGCGAGTTCGGCGATGGGGGAGCCCGGGTACCGGCGATCGGTGATCTCGTCCAGTTGCGAGTAGTTGCCGCCGGTGGCTTGCGGGCCGCACTCGATGATGTGGCCGGCGGCGACCGCGCCGGCGAGCGCGTCGTAGTCGGTGGGCTGCCAGTTGTGCCACCAGGCCCCGACTCCGACGACTAGCGCGGCGTCGGTCACCCGACCGGTGATCACGACGTCGGCACCGCCACGCAGGGCTGCGGCGATACCCCAGCCACCGAGGTAGGCGTTCGCGGATATCGGCGAGCGATCCGAATCCGCCAGCGCGATGCCGGTGTCAAGATGCTCGAAAGCGATTCCGCTGTCCTGCAGGAAGCGCAGGTTCGGCATCAGATCGTCGCCCTCGACGTGGGCGACTTTCATGTCCACACCGGCCGCGGCCGCGATCCTGCGGACCTGCCCGGCCATCCCAGCCGGGTTCAGTCCACCGGCGTTGACGACGATCTTGATGCCGCGGTCGGCGCAGTCGGTGACGACATCGGCGAATTGCGTCAGAAAAGTTCGGGCATAGCCGGTTTCAGGATCCTTCTGCCGCGCCTTCCACAGGATCAGCATGGTCAGCTCGGCAAGATAATCACCGGTGATCACATCGATGTCACCGCCGTCGATCAGGCTGCGCATGGCGGTGAGGCGGTCACCGTAGAACCCTGATGCGTTTCCGATTCGGACGGGGCGTGTGCTCACGGTGTGACCTCTGGTAGACGGCGGCTGGGCGCACCCGCGTAGGCCTGTGCGAGTTCGAGCCATCCCTTCGCGGCGCAGCCCTCGGCCACCAGGTCGGTTTCAGTCCAATGTCGGCGTTGCGTCACCACGAGGACGAAATCCTCTGCGGAACCGCGCACTTTGTCGGCGCTGTCACCGGGGCCCCAGGTCCACAGGCCACCGTCGGGCGCGTCGAGTGCCACGTGCACCGCATGAGAGGGAACCTCGACGCCGTGAATCCGGTGTGAGAAGGCGAATGTCGCCACGCCGAGATGGGCGATGCTCCTCAACCCCGGGCTCGGCGGATGTTCGATGCCTAGAGCGTCGTAGATGTCCTGGCCGTGTGCCCAGGTTTCCATCAGCCGGGCGGTCGCCGCCGAGGCGGCGCTCATGTCGGGGCCGAACCACGGCATCCGGTCCCGGGGTTCGTGCTTGGAGAGCATATCGAGCAGTTTCGCCCGCGAATCGGCATACCAGTCGAGCATGCTCTCCGGAGCGAGGATTCGGTGATTGGCCGCGATGCGGTCGGGAAAATCCATGCCGTCGGCCATCAGGGCATCGGCGAACGGGCGGAATTCGTCCGGCTGTTGCAGGGCCATCACCGTGGCATCGTCGAAGTAGGCCAGGTGTGTCACCTGGTCCTGGATTCCCCATCCGGCAGCGGGGGTGGCAAGGCCCCACTGCTGGAAACTCAGCGCGCGAAGGTGCCCGGTGAGGTAGTCGGACTCGGCGCTGAGGTCAGCCAGAAGTTGTCTGTAGGCGTCGTGGTCCACAGCTCAGATGCCCTTCCATACCGGTGGCTTCCGCGTCGTCAATTTGTCTTCGGCGCAGAACGCCTTGTCGGCGGAGACGGTATGGGTGACGCTCACGACTGCGCCTCGGCGACGACGGCGAGCACCTGACCCGACTCGACCTGTGTACCGACCGCGACGGACAGTGATGCGACGACACCGCCGGCGGGCGTACGAACAGAGTGCTCCATTTTCATCGCTTCCAGCACCACGATCGTTGTGCCCGACGCCACTTCGGCGCCTTCGTCGACCTCGACCCGGACCACCGAACCGGGCATCGGGGCCAGCAGCGATCCAGGTTCCTGGTTCGCACTCGGATCGGGGAACCGGTCCACTTCGGTCAGGGCCGACGATCCCAGCCCACTGTCGACGTAATGCGTTGTCCCCGAGACAGTCAGGTGGTACTGACGACGGACACCGTCGATGACGGCGTCCAGGCACGAAGCGGACGACGCGACGATCTGGACCTCCGGTTCCCAGTCGCCGATGCGTACCGACACGGTCGCCCGCCCGAACCGGTACCTGACCTCCACGGTGTGGTCGCCCGCGGTGAAGGCCACGACCTGGTCCTGACTGTGCAGAGTTCTCCAGCCCGAGGGCAGTCCGGGCAGGATCCGGGTGTCAGCTCGGCGTCCTGCCTGCGCCGCCAACGCTGCCGCCAGGGCGTGGGTGCGCAGCGTCGAGACGCTGGACGATGCACCCGTCAACTCCACGGGATCGTGACGTTCGAGATAGCCGGTGTCGATTGCGCCGGCCAGAAACTCCTGCTCGCGCAGGATCCCGACGAGTAGGTCGCGGTTGGTCGTAACGCCGTGGACGCGAGTCTCGGTCAGTGCCCGCGCAACCCGGGCGCATGCGTCGGCGCGCGTGGCGCCGAAGCCGATCACCTTGGCAAGCATCGGGTCGTAGAACGTGCTCACCTTGGATCCGGAGGTGAAGCCCGCATCGATGCGGATCCCGTCGAACGTCGGGAATTCCAGCGTGGTGAGTGTTCCCGACACCGGGATGAATCCTGCGGCGACGTCTTCGGCGTAGAGGCGGACTTCCACAGCGTGTCCGCGAGGCGTGGCGTGCAGCATCTCGGAGGGGATCGGGTGGCCTGCGGCGACCAGCAGTTGGGCCCGCACCAGATCGATCCCGGTCACCAGTTCGGTGACCGGATGTTCGACCTGCAGTCGGGTGTTGACCTCCAGGAAGTAGAAGGAGCCGTCGGGTGCCATCACGAATTCGACCGTGCCCGCGCCTTCGTAGGACAGGGCCTTGCCTGCCGCCACCGCGGCGCGGCCCAGTTCGTCGCGCAATCCCTCATCGACCGCGGTCGACGGCGCCTCTTCGATGATTTTCTGGTACCGGCGTTGGATCGAGCACTCGCGTTCACCGAGGTGGACGACGGTGCCGTGGCTGTCGCCGAAGATCTGAACCTCGATGTGTCGGGGAGATTCGACGAATTTCTCGAGGAACACGGTTCCGTCCCCGAACGCCGATGCCGCCTCGCGGCGCGCGCTGGCCACCGCCTCGACGAGCTCGTCTTCGCCGCGCACGATGCGCATGCCGCGCCCGCCGCCGCCGAACGCGGCCTTGACCAGGATCGGGAAGCCGATGTCGGCGGCCGCGGTGCGCAACCGCTCCGGATCCTGGTCCTCCTCGGACTCCACCGTGGTGCCGGGCAGCACCGGCACGCCGGCCGCGCGCATCATGTCCTTGGCCGCGATCTTGGATCCCATCGCGACGATCGCCTCGGGGCTGGGGCCGACGAAGATCACGCCGGCCTGCGCGCAAGCTCGAGCGAAATCGGCGTTCTCGGAGAGGAATCCGTAGCCGGGGTGCACCGCATCTGCGCCGGTGCGGGCCGCGGCGGCTAGCACTAGATCGACCCGCAGGTAGGTGTCCGCGGGTGCGGTGCCGGGCAGATGGACCGACTCGTCGGCCTCTGAGACGTAGGGGGCGTCGCGGTCGGCATCCGAGTACAGCGCGACGGTGGCGACGTCCATCGCCCTGGCCGTACGAATGATGCGGGCGGCGATTTCGCCGCGGTTGGCGATGAGCAGTTTGGTGATGGTGGTAGTTGTCATTTTCTGCGTCTCACATCCTGAACACGCCGAAGCCGCGGCGGCCTTCGACGACATTGGAATGGGCTGCCGACAAGGCCATCCCGAGTACCGACCGGGTGTCACGAGGATCGATCACACCGTCGTCGTAGATACGGGCGGACACGAAGAAGGAGTGCGATTCCTTCTCGATCTGCGCCTCGATCTCGGCGGTGCGCTTGGCATCGGCCTCGTGGTCGAATTCGCGCCCGGCCGCCGCGGCGGCGGCCTTGCCGACGATCGACAGCACACCGGCGAGTTGGGCGGCGCCCATCACCGCGAGCTTGGCGTTGACCCAGCTGAACATGAATCTCGGGTCGTAGGCGCGACCGGACATCCCGTAGTTGCCTGCGCCGAACGACCCGCCCATGTTGATGGTGATGTGCGGGACCGTGCTGTTGGTGACGGCGTTGATCATCTTCGCGCCGTCCTTGATGATGCCGCCCTGTTCATACTCAGCGCCCACCATGAATCCCGTGACATTCTGCAGGAAGATCAGAGGGGTGTCCGTCTGGTTGGCTAGCAGAATGAATTCCGTTGCCTTCTTGGATTCTTCGCTGAACAGCACGCCGCGGGTGTTGGCCAGGATCCCGACCGGGAAACCGTGGATCGACGCCCAGCCAGTGGCCAGGCTGGTGCCCCATCGCGGTTTGTACTCCGAGAATCGCGATCCGTCGGCGATCCGCGCGATCACCTCCCGAGGGTCGAACGGAACCCGGGAGTCTCCGGAGGCGATACCCAGCAGTTCCTCGGCGTCGTAGAGGGGTTCGTCAGCCGGTTGGGTCGGTCCCGGGCCGAGTTTGTCCCAGTTGAGGTGAGCGACGATGTCCCTGCCGATACGGATCGCATCGGTCTCGTCGACCGCGAAGTAGTCGCCGAGTCCGGACACCCTGGTGTGCATGTCGGCGCCACCGAGGGATTCGTCATCGGATTCCTCGCCGGTGGCCATCTTCACCAGTGGGGGCCCGCCGAGGAAGACCTTGGCCTGCTTGTCGACGAGCACCGCGTAGTCGCACATCCCGGGAACGTAGGCACCACCGGCCGTGGAGTTGCCGAACACCAGGGAGATGGTCGGGATTCCCATCGAGGAGAGTTCGGTCAGGTCGTGAAAGATCTTGCCCGCGTGGACGAACAGTTCCGATTGGGTGGGCAGGTCCGCGCCCCCGGACTCGACCAGATAGACCACCGGCAATCGGTTGACGCGGGCGATCTCGAGTGCGCGCAGGTTCTTCCGCAACGTGTAGGGGTTCATCGTGCCGCCCCGGACGGTGGGGTCATGGGCGATGATCATGCATTCGACGCCCGAGACGACACCCACACCGGTGACGATGGCCGCACCGACGTTGAACTCCGTGCCCCAGGCGGCGAGCGCGGACAGCTCCATGAACGGCGCATCCCGGTCGACGAGCAGTTCGATGCGTTCGCGGGCCAGCAGCCGGCCGCGGTCGTGATGCCGCTTCACATACCGCTCGCCGCCGCCGTCGGCGACCAGCCGCAGTTGTTCGTCGAGCTCCGCTACGGCGGCACTTTGAACCTCGCGGTTGAGCTGGAAGGCGTCGGAGGCGGGATCCACGTCCGATGTCAGGACTGTCATGGGCGACCTTTTCGGTGAACTCGCAATGGTGTCAGAACAAAAGTGAATGCAGATACGCTAAATGACCGTGACGCCCGCACCAAGGGCGCTCCGAAAGACACCTCTAACTGGTGAGATGATGGGTACGAGCGGAGTACTTCACAGACCCGTCTCGATCGATAGCTATCCATCGATCATTATCTTCAGCTCACGGCGGGCGGTGGTGTAACCGGCCAACAGTTCCTCGACCAGGGCCGCGACGTCGACGACGCTGTGCACCCCCGACACGCTGTGGCCGGCACTCCAGGCGTCCCGGTTCGTCAGCAGCTGTTCCTGGGTGAAACCGGACCCCACCTCGTCGGACCCGGAGGCCGACTGGGCGTCGAGCCAGCAGGACAGCAGACTGGCCGGTATCCCGCCGACCCGATCGG
Protein-coding regions in this window:
- a CDS encoding acyl-CoA dehydrogenase family protein produces the protein MDFLESPEHRDLRQAVGAVTDKYGPGYFAECATAGEPTTDLWQDLAAHGFIGISLPEEFGGGGAGMAELAIVCEETAAHGCPLLLLLVSSAISGELIARYGSAEQRQEWLPRMASGETKVVFAITEPDAGSNTHKISTTAQRDGDDYVLTGTKYYISGVDEAGALIVVARTAPEKLSLFLVPTDAPGLVAHRLPVGISLPEKQFTLHFDNVRLPATSLVGTEHEGFRQVFDGLNPERITGAAVCLGVGRHAIAKAADYARVRSVWGPAIGSYQAISHPLAQARIEVDLAAMMTAKAAWLYDNGHPAGEASNMAKYAAAEAAVAAADQAIQTHGGNGLSAEYGLLPQWGLARLLRIAPVSREMILNYVAQHTLALPRSY
- a CDS encoding acyclic terpene utilization AtuA family protein, coding for MSTRPVRIGNASGFYGDRLTAMRSLIDGGDIDVITGDYLAELTMLILWKARQKDPETGYARTFLTQFADVVTDCADRGIKIVVNAGGLNPAGMAGQVRRIAAAAGVDMKVAHVEGDDLMPNLRFLQDSGIAFEHLDTGIALADSDRSPISANAYLGGWGIAAALRGGADVVITGRVTDAALVVGVGAWWHNWQPTDYDALAGAVAAGHIIECGPQATGGNYSQLDEITDRRYPGSPIAELASDGGSAITKHPGTGGLVSVGTVTAQLLYEVASPAYANPDVVAHFDTMAVTQDGPDRVLVTGTVGSPPPPTLKVAMNAIGGYRNTMTMVLTGLNIEDKAAWAADELFEILGGKDTFDDVDVQLLRYDRPDPTSLPEATAHLRITVKDRELAKVDRAFSNAVVELAVAGYPGFHTTTPPGSASEFGVYWPTLVPATTVEHTVMHADGTREVIPHPVRTEPAGPELTVDTICAPVDFGRTLRRPLGNVVAARSGDKGGNANVGVWTDTPERWDWLHAHLSVERLRELIPEAGGLPIRRYAFPNLKALNFVIVGYLGEGVSSCTRTDPQAKGLGEYLRALHTDIPERFVK
- a CDS encoding TIGR03084 family metal-binding protein, yielding MDHDAYRQLLADLSAESDYLTGHLRALSFQQWGLATPAAGWGIQDQVTHLAYFDDATVMALQQPDEFRPFADALMADGMDFPDRIAANHRILAPESMLDWYADSRAKLLDMLSKHEPRDRMPWFGPDMSAASAATARLMETWAHGQDIYDALGIEHPPSPGLRSIAHLGVATFAFSHRIHGVEVPSHAVHVALDAPDGGLWTWGPGDSADKVRGSAEDFVLVVTQRRHWTETDLVAEGCAAKGWLELAQAYAGAPSRRLPEVTP
- a CDS encoding biotin carboxylase N-terminal domain-containing protein, with the translated sequence MTTTTITKLLIANRGEIAARIIRTARAMDVATVALYSDADRDAPYVSEADESVHLPGTAPADTYLRVDLVLAAAARTGADAVHPGYGFLSENADFARACAQAGVIFVGPSPEAIVAMGSKIAAKDMMRAAGVPVLPGTTVESEEDQDPERLRTAAADIGFPILVKAAFGGGGRGMRIVRGEDELVEAVASARREAASAFGDGTVFLEKFVESPRHIEVQIFGDSHGTVVHLGERECSIQRRYQKIIEEAPSTAVDEGLRDELGRAAVAAGKALSYEGAGTVEFVMAPDGSFYFLEVNTRLQVEHPVTELVTGIDLVRAQLLVAAGHPIPSEMLHATPRGHAVEVRLYAEDVAAGFIPVSGTLTTLEFPTFDGIRIDAGFTSGSKVSTFYDPMLAKVIGFGATRADACARVARALTETRVHGVTTNRDLLVGILREQEFLAGAIDTGYLERHDPVELTGASSSVSTLRTHALAAALAAQAGRRADTRILPGLPSGWRTLHSQDQVVAFTAGDHTVEVRYRFGRATVSVRIGDWEPEVQIVASSASCLDAVIDGVRRQYHLTVSGTTHYVDSGLGSSALTEVDRFPDPSANQEPGSLLAPMPGSVVRVEVDEGAEVASGTTIVVLEAMKMEHSVRTPAGGVVASLSVAVGTQVESGQVLAVVAEAQS
- a CDS encoding acyl-CoA carboxylase subunit beta — encoded protein: MTVLTSDVDPASDAFQLNREVQSAAVAELDEQLRLVADGGGERYVKRHHDRGRLLARERIELLVDRDAPFMELSALAAWGTEFNVGAAIVTGVGVVSGVECMIIAHDPTVRGGTMNPYTLRKNLRALEIARVNRLPVVYLVESGGADLPTQSELFVHAGKIFHDLTELSSMGIPTISLVFGNSTAGGAYVPGMCDYAVLVDKQAKVFLGGPPLVKMATGEESDDESLGGADMHTRVSGLGDYFAVDETDAIRIGRDIVAHLNWDKLGPGPTQPADEPLYDAEELLGIASGDSRVPFDPREVIARIADGSRFSEYKPRWGTSLATGWASIHGFPVGILANTRGVLFSEESKKATEFILLANQTDTPLIFLQNVTGFMVGAEYEQGGIIKDGAKMINAVTNSTVPHITINMGGSFGAGNYGMSGRAYDPRFMFSWVNAKLAVMGAAQLAGVLSIVGKAAAAAAGREFDHEADAKRTAEIEAQIEKESHSFFVSARIYDDGVIDPRDTRSVLGMALSAAHSNVVEGRRGFGVFRM